The Chryseobacterium indologenes genomic sequence ATAATTTTCTCTTGCGTATTTTTCTTTTTCTGATTTGTTGTTCATCAGTTTTTTATAAAAAGCATCGTTCTTCTCGTATTCTTTTTTGTAATACTGCAGCTGCTCTTCATATTTATGAATCTCACCATTCAGTTCATTGATCACAAGAAATGAGGTTTTGTCAAAGAAAATCATCCATACCAAAAACAGACAGATCGTAATGGTATATTTATTCAGAACATATTTTTGGATAAGTTTGAATGTTTCAGATTTCGGCTGAATGTCTTTGATAAGTTTGTTTTCTTCCATTTTTTAATGTTTTTTCAACGAGTTTTTAATAACGGTAGTTAAAAAATCAATGGCTACGGAATTCTGTTTCATATTGGGGATAATAAGATCGGCATCATTTTTAGATGGCTCGATGAATTCCTGGTGCATTGGTTTCAAAGTGGTCTGGTAGCGATGGAGGACTTCACTCAGATCTCTTCCTCTTTCCTGGGTATCTCTTCTGATCCTTCTTATCAGCCTTTCATCAGAATCTGCATGAACGAAAACTTTCAGATCAAATTCTTTCAGTAATTCTTTATTGGTCAATACAAGAATTCCTTCTACTACCAATACATTTTTAGGTTCTACAGTGACATGATCTCCTGTTCTGGAATGTGTTACAAAGCTATAAATCGGCTGTTCGATAGACTCGTTATTTTTTAAAGCTTTCACATGTTTTATCAGCAATTCAAAATCTATGGACTTCGGGTGATCATAATTGAGCGCTTCCCTTTCTGTCAGAGTAAGATTTGGATTATCATGATAATAATTATCCTGAGAAAGGATATTCATTCCTTCAATATCAAGCTGCTGAAGTATCTTGTCAACAACTGTAGTTTTGCCGGATCCTGTACCACCGGCAATTCCTATTACAAGCATTATTTTTTGTTTCTTTATAGTTGGTACAAATATACTATTTTCGATAAAATGTGACAATGCAGAGAGCGAAATTGAGTAATCAGGAAATTCTTATATTCTGAAGGTAAAGAAATTAGTCGCAAAAATTATGACAATCTCAAAAGTTGGGTGGGTTTACATGAAAAAACTGCTTTTTTAGCTTTATTTTTTTTCTTTAAACGCCAGGAATACGCTAGGATTTATAAAATTGTATGAATATTTTTCTTTCGCAAGGGTATTTCAGCAATGGACCTGACTAAGTGCTTATGCTGTGCGAACGGAGCTTTTACTCTTTTAATTAATAACTTTAAGGACTCTGTATTAAAATAATTTATGAGAACAATAAGAACCGAAGGTCAATTTAGAATACTCATATCATAAGATTCTTCCTTCATCGGAATGACAATAGCATATCTTGGAGTATCCATAAAAGTTTTCACAAAAAAACCCGGTCAAAATATGGGCCGGGAATTTTTTTATACGATTTCACTTGTTAATTCGCGTGAAAGTAATTTTTCGTGCATGGGCTTCAAAATATCTAATGAGCCAGTTTTTACGGTACATTTGCCCTTATAGTGGACAAGAATTGTACATTGTTCTGCCTGTTCCAGGGTATGCTTACATATTTCAATCAGGCTATCGATTACATAATCGAAGGTATGAACATCATCATTATGCAGCACCAGTTTATAAACGTCATCCGTATCATCCAGTACAAGAACTTCTTCTTCGTACTGACGTTTCGGGTTTTCGTAATCTTTTATTGTATTGTAAAAATTCATTTCAGCTGTTTTTTAAACTTCACCAATTTTGTCTGCCAGGCTATCGATGGCATTGGGTTCCTGATATACAAGCTCTACAAGTTCAACGCTTTTATTGTTCATTTTCAAAATTTTGAAATGATAGTTGTCAAGATCAAATTCCTGGTTCTCTTCAGGAATTTCTTCCAGCTCATACAGAATAAATCCTGCCAATGAGTTGTATTCGCTTTCTTCGGAAAGAGGCAGTTTTTT encodes the following:
- the udk gene encoding uridine kinase — protein: MLVIGIAGGTGSGKTTVVDKILQQLDIEGMNILSQDNYYHDNPNLTLTEREALNYDHPKSIDFELLIKHVKALKNNESIEQPIYSFVTHSRTGDHVTVEPKNVLVVEGILVLTNKELLKEFDLKVFVHADSDERLIRRIRRDTQERGRDLSEVLHRYQTTLKPMHQEFIEPSKNDADLIIPNMKQNSVAIDFLTTVIKNSLKKH
- a CDS encoding ATP-dependent Clp protease adaptor ClpS codes for the protein MNFYNTIKDYENPKRQYEEEVLVLDDTDDVYKLVLHNDDVHTFDYVIDSLIEICKHTLEQAEQCTILVHYKGKCTVKTGSLDILKPMHEKLLSRELTSEIV
- a CDS encoding septum formation initiator family protein; the protein is MEENKLIKDIQPKSETFKLIQKYVLNKYTITICLFLVWMIFFDKTSFLVINELNGEIHKYEEQLQYYKKEYEKNDAFYKKLMNNKSEKEKYARENYFMKKPNEEIFILVVDSTKVAKK